The genomic segment GCCTGCAACTGCGCCTCTGAGTCAACCAAAAAATTCGCCGACGTCACAATGCGATCGCCCGCTTGCAGCCCCTTGAGCACAACAATCGCGCCATCAACTTGCGGCCCCGTCTGCACCTCCCGCGGCTCGAGATTGCCCTCACCATGATCGATGAATGCAACCGCGCGCGCGCCCGACTGAAGCACCGCGGACGCTGGCACCACAAGCTGCTTCCCAAGCGCCACGTTGATATCGACCTTCACATACATGCCCGGCTTCAGCACCACTCCCGGATTGCGGAAGACGAGCCGCACCCGCACCGTTCGCGTTGCTGGGTCCACCTGCGGAAGTATCTGATCCACGCGGCCGTTGAACTCGCGCCCCGGATACGCGTCCACTGACACCTGAGCCGGATCGCCCGGCTTCAGTCGTCCCACTGCCTCCTGAAACACATTGGCATAAACCCACACAGTCGAAAGATCCGCAATCGTATACAGCTTCGAATCAGGCTGAACGTATGCATTCGGCAGAGCGGTTCGCTCCGTGATGAAACCCGAAGCAGGCGATTCGATCGCGATCTCCCGTTGCACCTTGCCGTTCTGTTCGAGCGCGGCGATCTCCGGCGCCGGCACACCAAACTGCCGCAGCCGTTCTTCCGCCGCATCCAGCAGCCACCCGCCCTCCTGCGCCGCCATTCCATGCGCATCGTGCGCAACAGACTTCTGGTTCTGCTTCGCCAGCAGGTACTCCTGCTCGGTGCTCACCAGGTCCGGGCTATAGATCGTGAAAAGCCTTTGCCCCTTCTTCACGTATTGATACGTCGCATTCGCATAGACATTCTGAATCCACCCTGCGAATCGCGTCTGCACATACGAGAGGCTCTGCTCGTCAATGTCCACATTGCCGGGAACGCTGAGTTTATCGCTCACGTTCTTCATCTCCGCAACGGCAGTGGTCACGCCGATCTGCTGCAGCCGCTGCGGCGAAATCTGAATAGATCCAAGTTGCGGTTCCGCTACAGGAGACACTGCGCTCTTTGGTGTAACCGCGCCCGCAACCTCCGGACCACGCGCCACCACCGGATCATCGCTCTGCACCACCGCCGCGGAATGCCCCCGATGCAGATACAAGTAGCCAACCGCCGCCGCCAGCACAACGCACACAGCTAACACGAGAAAAAATGCCTTTTGATAGATCCGGTCGCTCATTGCTTTTCCTCCGGCGTTGCCTTCTGTTCAACCGGTGCTCCCACCGCGAGCTCAAGCTCTGACATGCTCGCCGCAAATTCGCCCATCGATTGCAACCACGCGAGGTTCACATCGATCACCGCCATCTGGCTGTCAATCAGGTCCAGCAGATCGGTCTGGTTGTTTTCATACGCGATCACCGCGGCATGCAACGTCGACTCAGCCTGAGGCTCCAGCGAATCGTGATACATGCGCGCGAGCCGCTGCGCCGATCGCGCTCCGGCCAGCGCCTCGCCCACCTGTCCCGCAGCCGCATTGCGCATCGCAGCCACTTCAGCATCCTGCTCCGTCACCTTGACTGCCGCCTCATTGATCTCCGCATCGTGCTTCCGGCGATTGAGCCACGGCAGCGTCACGGATCCCTCGAACATGTAGTTATTGCGCGGATCAGATCCAGTCGGCATCAGCATGTATCCGCCTGCCACACTGAAATCCGGCACGTAAGCCTTTCCCGCGAGCGCCTGCTCTTTGCGGCTTTTCTCGGCGACCGCCTGCGCTTCCAGCAAATCAGGCCGCGACCGGAACGCCACTTGCTCCAATTCGCTCTTAGCCGGTAGATCCAAATTGATTCCGAAATCCCCCTGCACCCTGACCGGCGTCTCGGCATCGCGGCCCAGCAGCGTATTCATCCGCACCCGCGCAACCTCGGCGTCGCGCTCGAAGCGAATCATGTGCTCTTCAAGCCGCGTAACCGCCAACTGCGCTTTGAGCACATCCTGCTGGGGGACTTTGCCGACCGTGTACTTGATGCGCGCTGCCTCAACGGCCTGGCGCGCAATCCCCACATGCTGATCGTGGATACGCATCTCTTCCTGCGCCAGCAGCAAATCGAAGAATGCCTTGCGCGCCTCCACGCGAACCCGCAGCCGCGCTTGCTCAAGCTGCTCTTTCACCACCGCAACGTCCGCCTGCGCCACACTGCTCTGCAGGTCCCGCTTCCCCGGCCCAGGCAGCGATTGACTCAACATCAGCATGTTCTGCGCGGCATTCAAGTCCCACGGCTTACTCAGCGGAACCTGCCAGTTGCGCAGCATGAATTGCGGATCATCGCGCCTCCCCGTCGTAGGAACATGCGCCTCAGCCATCGCCACCCTGCGCACAGCCACGTGGATCTCTGGATTCTCCGCCAGCGCGATGCGCTCAATCTCATCCAGAGTTAGCGCCGGTGTTGCTGGCGCACCTGATTGGCCCACCACACTGAAGTTCCCGAAGGCCAGCGGTCCGGCCCCACCCTGCGAATAAACAGAGCGTTCCCCTGCAAGCGCGATAAGCGCAACTGCGCAAAGCACGCCAAATTGAGTCTTCATTCTTGCCTCGAATCAAATTGCGTTCATGGGCGTGGACACGCCTGCCCGAGCGCGCAACGCGCACCGGGACACACGAGTCCTCAATCACAAAATCGAGGCTGCTATCAGATTCGAAGGATA from the Occallatibacter riparius genome contains:
- a CDS encoding TolC family protein, whose product is MKTQFGVLCAVALIALAGERSVYSQGGAGPLAFGNFSVVGQSGAPATPALTLDEIERIALAENPEIHVAVRRVAMAEAHVPTTGRRDDPQFMLRNWQVPLSKPWDLNAAQNMLMLSQSLPGPGKRDLQSSVAQADVAVVKEQLEQARLRVRVEARKAFFDLLLAQEEMRIHDQHVGIARQAVEAARIKYTVGKVPQQDVLKAQLAVTRLEEHMIRFERDAEVARVRMNTLLGRDAETPVRVQGDFGINLDLPAKSELEQVAFRSRPDLLEAQAVAEKSRKEQALAGKAYVPDFSVAGGYMLMPTGSDPRNNYMFEGSVTLPWLNRRKHDAEINEAAVKVTEQDAEVAAMRNAAAGQVGEALAGARSAQRLARMYHDSLEPQAESTLHAAVIAYENNQTDLLDLIDSQMAVIDVNLAWLQSMGEFAASMSELELAVGAPVEQKATPEEKQ
- a CDS encoding FixH family protein; amino-acid sequence: MSDRIYQKAFFLVLAVCVVLAAAVGYLYLHRGHSAAVVQSDDPVVARGPEVAGAVTPKSAVSPVAEPQLGSIQISPQRLQQIGVTTAVAEMKNVSDKLSVPGNVDIDEQSLSYVQTRFAGWIQNVYANATYQYVKKGQRLFTIYSPDLVSTEQEYLLAKQNQKSVAHDAHGMAAQEGGWLLDAAEERLRQFGVPAPEIAALEQNGKVQREIAIESPASGFITERTALPNAYVQPDSKLYTIADLSTVWVYANVFQEAVGRLKPGDPAQVSVDAYPGREFNGRVDQILPQVDPATRTVRVRLVFRNPGVVLKPGMYVKVDINVALGKQLVVPASAVLQSGARAVAFIDHGEGNLEPREVQTGPQVDGAIVVLKGLQAGDRIVTSANFLVDSEAQLQAALGAFNPPQQGANAAPSQAPGAQPEQIKIAMTTEPATPQKGKNTVRITVSGADGKPVDGVQVSAVFFMPAMPEMGMAAERAAAALNAKGQGSYEGPLELPSGGTFQVTVTVQRAGATIATKKLTVAATGGM